Proteins from a genomic interval of Myxococcales bacterium:
- a CDS encoding PD-(D/E)XK nuclease family protein: MASDTDSVKGLEALVVENRELEQLEALLSQFNLFEAIGAVRRELRHSDMLAFLLRPTEAHGFGDHFLRRLLQRALARATSSPTAITPVMLDVSELHEASVRRESNNIDILIIDERNRLAVILENKIDAAEHSEQLRRYWDRVGADYPGFKLIGLYLTPDGDEPSDGRYLAIDYTLIANLVDEVISTRSSTLGPDVRVLLSHYSQLLRRHIVSDSEIADLCRRIYRKHSRALDLIFEHRPDPQQHLRELLEQLIAGTSGLVLDDCNKRYIRFAPAQWDVTTLKAGTGWTKSGRMLLFEFQNNPGRLVLKLYIGPGPARTRELLHGVAAAHPHLFPKMAKALSSSWTQLYTREFLAPNAFEDEDAGTFAKAARSLWEAFVKSDLPAIRDLVAAQDWLEPHGPA; this comes from the coding sequence ATGGCGAGCGATACGGATTCAGTGAAAGGACTCGAGGCGCTCGTGGTCGAGAACAGGGAGTTGGAACAACTCGAGGCGCTGTTGTCTCAGTTCAACCTGTTCGAGGCCATCGGCGCGGTACGTCGCGAGCTCCGACATTCTGATATGCTGGCGTTCCTGCTGAGGCCGACCGAAGCGCACGGATTTGGCGACCACTTCCTGCGACGTCTCCTGCAGCGCGCGCTGGCGCGTGCAACGTCCAGCCCCACGGCCATCACGCCCGTGATGCTCGACGTTTCAGAACTCCACGAGGCAAGCGTTCGCAGAGAGTCGAACAACATCGACATTCTCATCATCGATGAGAGGAACCGGCTCGCCGTCATTCTCGAGAACAAGATCGACGCAGCAGAGCACTCCGAACAACTCCGTCGATACTGGGACCGCGTGGGGGCCGACTACCCCGGCTTCAAGCTGATCGGCCTCTACCTGACGCCCGACGGCGACGAGCCCTCTGACGGACGATATTTGGCCATTGACTACACGCTGATCGCGAACCTGGTAGACGAGGTCATATCGACACGCTCGTCGACGCTCGGTCCCGACGTCCGAGTCTTGCTATCGCACTACTCCCAGCTCCTGAGGAGACATATCGTGAGCGACTCCGAGATTGCTGATCTGTGCCGGCGCATCTACCGAAAGCACAGTCGCGCGCTCGACCTAATCTTCGAACATCGACCCGATCCACAGCAGCATCTTCGCGAGCTTCTGGAGCAACTCATCGCCGGCACATCGGGTCTGGTGCTCGACGACTGCAACAAGCGGTACATCCGCTTCGCGCCCGCGCAGTGGGACGTGACCACCCTCAAGGCAGGCACGGGGTGGACGAAGAGCGGCCGGATGCTCTTGTTCGAGTTTCAGAACAACCCGGGCAGACTCGTCTTGAAGTTGTACATTGGCCCTGGCCCCGCGCGGACGCGCGAACTCCTCCATGGCGTCGCGGCTGCGCACCCACATCTGTTCCCGAAGATGGCCAAGGCCCTTAGCTCCTCCTGGACGCAGCTCTACACTCGTGAGTTCCTAGCCCCGAATGCCTTCGAGGATGAGGACGCTGGGACGTTCGCGAAGGCTGCGCGTTCGCTGTGGGAAGCGTTCGTGAAGTCGGACCTGCCAGCCATACGAGATCTGGTGGCGGCTCAAGATTGGCTGGAGCCCCACGGACCGGCATGA